A single region of the Neodiprion pinetum isolate iyNeoPine1 chromosome 5, iyNeoPine1.2, whole genome shotgun sequence genome encodes:
- the LOC124219738 gene encoding kinesin-like protein KIF19 isoform X2, giving the protein MTQYSSGSGSSTSSSGQHDLINRPQRSITEEKLMVAVRIRPLNSEDDGTRVLHAINDKMVVMEEVDGEKGDVLRQKRGASRQYLYDIAFGEDSTQEAVYDGTTKALVQDVLNGYNATVFAYGATGAGKTHTMVGSPSEPGVMVRALNDIFLAAQKLPTNVEFAVTMSYMEIYNENIRDLLNPGTGYLELREDSRGRNIQVSGLSEISTNSTEEVMQLLHKGNRARTVEPTAANKTSSRSHALLSVTVKQTHPIQEGDRARTRIKQARLFMIDLAGSERAKQTKNQGKRLQEGAHINRSLLALGNCINALSGGARYVNYRDSKLTRLLKEALSGNCRTVMIAHVSPSSSHRDESKNTLAYADRANRLSNKVERNVLDVSYHVSQYRNIISDLKSEISRLRNKMQDDRPRSNSGVEEHDGNLKNLREKIVSTFREQMRLRRKLMELDSHLLGLKMAAEQQHSIISQWESRNNKLYKTTRGSTSRRLGTENYDDDRDFLEEIENDAAMQHAWAELAEINKEQERYSELRAAADQELENCRQRSLLLEDELPSRISSDDERELLALMLRVHELEADKMMLQSERLVKQHELRRRELLILRYDRQRQISEEIITRQRQLMEDGQLTLPADLQELYSMYQQEIHAAAYAESNLSDSPGTNSSLGRKLPPISTRYGYETTSTDFRGNSRLRLGTFAFAPNRRAIDRRQPNNGGPCTSVNISSRPVPTNFGNYWQQKLRQKSKTNN; this is encoded by the exons ATGACGCAGTATAGCAGTGGAAGCGGTAGTAGTACCAGCAGCAGTGGTCAACATGACCTTATTAATCGACCACAAAGATCCATCACTGAGGAAAAGTTGATG GTTGCAGTGCGCATCAGGCCGCTGAACTCCGAAGATGATGGGACGAGGGTATTGCATGCAATTAATGATAAG ATGGTTGTCATGGAGGAAGTCGACGGAGAGAAGGGAGATGTTCTCCGTCAGAAGCGCGGCGCTTCCCGCCAATATCTCTACGATATTGCGTTCGGCGAGGATTCAACTCAG GAAGCAGTTTACGATGGAACAACCAAAGCTCTTGTTCAAGATGTTTTGAACGGCTATAATGCGACGGTGTTCGCTTACGGAGCTACAGGAGCTGGAAAAACTCATACGATGGTTGGAAGCCCATCTGAACCAGGAGTCATGGTCCGAGCTTTGAACGACATATTTCTCGCTGCTCAAAAACTTCCGACAAACGTAGAATTCGCG GTAACTATGTCCTACATGGAAATATACAACGAGAATATCAGAGATCTATTGAATCCTGGAACGGGATACTTGGAATTGCGAGAAGATTCGCGCGGCCGTAATATTCAGGTGTCTGGGCTTTCGGAAATCTCAACAAACTCAACTGAGGAG GTAATGCAGCTTTTGCACAAAGGAAATAGAGCACGAACCGTGGAACCAACTGCAGCTAACAAAACATCCTCTCGTAGTCATGCACTTCTCAGCGTAACAGTGAAACAAACCCATCCAATCCAGGAGGGTGATCGTGCTAGAACTCGCATTAAACAGGCGCGCCTTTTCATGATCGACTTGGCGGGGTCAGAAAGGGCGAAGCAAACAAAG AATCAAGGGAAACGTCTTCAAGAGGGAGCGCATATAAACCGGTCTCTGTTAGCGCTTGGTAATTGCATAAATGCACTGTCTGGTGGTGCACGATATGTGAACTATCGGGATTCGAAATTGACGAGGCTGTTGAAAGAGGCGCTAAGTGGTAACTGTCGTACAGTGATGATTGCCCATGTTTCACCATCAAGTAGCCACCGTGATGAGAGTAAAAATACCCTGGCCTACGCAGACAGAGCAAATCGGTTATCGAACAAAGTGGAGAGAAACGTTCTCGACGTTAGTTACCATGTTTCACAGTATCGCAATATCATCAGCGATCTCAAAAGCGAGATATCCAGGCTGCGTAATAAGATGCAGGATGACCGTCCCAGAAGTAATTCAGGTGTCGAAGAGCATGATGGTAATCTGAAAAATCTTAGGGAAAAAATCGTATCTACGTTCAGGGAGCAAATGAGATTAAG ACGAAAACTTATGGAATTGGATAGCCATCTCCTTGGATTGAAAATGGCAGCGGAACAACAGCATTCTATTATATCACAGTGGGAGtcacgaaataataaattgtacaaaacCACAAGAGGGTCAACGTCGCGTCGCCTAGGAACAGAGAACTACGACGATGACAGAG ACTTCCtcgaagaaattgaaaatgatgcaGCGATGCAGCACGCGTGGGCCGAGCTTGCTGAAATTAACAAGGAACAAGAGCGCTACTCTGAATTGAGGGCAGCTGCAGATCAAGAGCTGGAGAACTGCCGTCAGCGTAGCCTACTTCTTGAAGAT GAGCTTCCATCCCGAATTAGTTCAGATGACGAACGAGAATTGTTGGCTCTTATGCTGCGAGTTCATGAACTTGAAGCAGATAAAATGATGCTGCAGAGTGAGAGATTGGTCAAACAACACGAGCTTAGAAGACGCGAATTATTAATCTTACGATATGATAGACAGCGCCAAATATCGGAGGAAATTATCACCAGACAGAGGCAACTGATGGAAG ATGGCCAATTAACTCTACCTGCCGATTTGCAAGAACTGTATTCAATGTATCAGCAAGAAATCCATGCCGCTGCATATGCTGAGTCTAATCTGAGCGATTCGCCTGGCACAAATTCCAGTCTTGGAAGAAAATTACCTCCAATATCTACCAG GTATGGCTATGAAACTACGAGCACCGATTTTCGAGGGAATAGTAG ACTCAGATTGGGAACCTTCGCCTTTGCCCCAAATCGGAGAGCCATCGACAGACGTCAACCAAATAATGGGGGCCCCTGTACATCCGTTAATATCAGCAGCAGGCCTGTTCCCACCAATTTCGGCAACTATTGGCAGCAGAAATTA CGACAAAAATCTAAGACGAACAACTAG
- the LOC124219738 gene encoding kinesin-like protein KIF19 isoform X1 has translation MTQYSSGSGSSTSSSGQHDLINRPQRSITEEKLMVAVRIRPLNSEDDGTRVLHAINDKMVVMEEVDGEKGDVLRQKRGASRQYLYDIAFGEDSTQEAVYDGTTKALVQDVLNGYNATVFAYGATGAGKTHTMVGSPSEPGVMVRALNDIFLAAQKLPTNVEFAVTMSYMEIYNENIRDLLNPGTGYLELREDSRGRNIQVSGLSEISTNSTEEVMQLLHKGNRARTVEPTAANKTSSRSHALLSVTVKQTHPIQEGDRARTRIKQARLFMIDLAGSERAKQTKNQGKRLQEGAHINRSLLALGNCINALSGGARYVNYRDSKLTRLLKEALSGNCRTVMIAHVSPSSSHRDESKNTLAYADRANRLSNKVERNVLDVSYHVSQYRNIISDLKSEISRLRNKMQDDRPRSNSGVEEHDGNLKNLREKIVSTFREQMRLRRKLMELDSHLLGLKMAAEQQHSIISQWESRNNKLYKTTRGSTSRRLGTENYDDDRDFLEEIENDAAMQHAWAELAEINKEQERYSELRAAADQELENCRQRSLLLEDELPSRISSDDERELLALMLRVHELEADKMMLQSERLVKQHELRRRELLILRYDRQRQISEEIITRQRQLMEDGQLTLPADLQELYSMYQQEIHAAAYAESNLSDSPGTNSSLGRKLPPISTRYGYETTSTDFRGNSSSTDSDWEPSPLPQIGEPSTDVNQIMGAPVHPLISAAGLFPPISATIGSRNYDKNLRRTTSENSMANYGTSFQKNST, from the exons ATGACGCAGTATAGCAGTGGAAGCGGTAGTAGTACCAGCAGCAGTGGTCAACATGACCTTATTAATCGACCACAAAGATCCATCACTGAGGAAAAGTTGATG GTTGCAGTGCGCATCAGGCCGCTGAACTCCGAAGATGATGGGACGAGGGTATTGCATGCAATTAATGATAAG ATGGTTGTCATGGAGGAAGTCGACGGAGAGAAGGGAGATGTTCTCCGTCAGAAGCGCGGCGCTTCCCGCCAATATCTCTACGATATTGCGTTCGGCGAGGATTCAACTCAG GAAGCAGTTTACGATGGAACAACCAAAGCTCTTGTTCAAGATGTTTTGAACGGCTATAATGCGACGGTGTTCGCTTACGGAGCTACAGGAGCTGGAAAAACTCATACGATGGTTGGAAGCCCATCTGAACCAGGAGTCATGGTCCGAGCTTTGAACGACATATTTCTCGCTGCTCAAAAACTTCCGACAAACGTAGAATTCGCG GTAACTATGTCCTACATGGAAATATACAACGAGAATATCAGAGATCTATTGAATCCTGGAACGGGATACTTGGAATTGCGAGAAGATTCGCGCGGCCGTAATATTCAGGTGTCTGGGCTTTCGGAAATCTCAACAAACTCAACTGAGGAG GTAATGCAGCTTTTGCACAAAGGAAATAGAGCACGAACCGTGGAACCAACTGCAGCTAACAAAACATCCTCTCGTAGTCATGCACTTCTCAGCGTAACAGTGAAACAAACCCATCCAATCCAGGAGGGTGATCGTGCTAGAACTCGCATTAAACAGGCGCGCCTTTTCATGATCGACTTGGCGGGGTCAGAAAGGGCGAAGCAAACAAAG AATCAAGGGAAACGTCTTCAAGAGGGAGCGCATATAAACCGGTCTCTGTTAGCGCTTGGTAATTGCATAAATGCACTGTCTGGTGGTGCACGATATGTGAACTATCGGGATTCGAAATTGACGAGGCTGTTGAAAGAGGCGCTAAGTGGTAACTGTCGTACAGTGATGATTGCCCATGTTTCACCATCAAGTAGCCACCGTGATGAGAGTAAAAATACCCTGGCCTACGCAGACAGAGCAAATCGGTTATCGAACAAAGTGGAGAGAAACGTTCTCGACGTTAGTTACCATGTTTCACAGTATCGCAATATCATCAGCGATCTCAAAAGCGAGATATCCAGGCTGCGTAATAAGATGCAGGATGACCGTCCCAGAAGTAATTCAGGTGTCGAAGAGCATGATGGTAATCTGAAAAATCTTAGGGAAAAAATCGTATCTACGTTCAGGGAGCAAATGAGATTAAG ACGAAAACTTATGGAATTGGATAGCCATCTCCTTGGATTGAAAATGGCAGCGGAACAACAGCATTCTATTATATCACAGTGGGAGtcacgaaataataaattgtacaaaacCACAAGAGGGTCAACGTCGCGTCGCCTAGGAACAGAGAACTACGACGATGACAGAG ACTTCCtcgaagaaattgaaaatgatgcaGCGATGCAGCACGCGTGGGCCGAGCTTGCTGAAATTAACAAGGAACAAGAGCGCTACTCTGAATTGAGGGCAGCTGCAGATCAAGAGCTGGAGAACTGCCGTCAGCGTAGCCTACTTCTTGAAGAT GAGCTTCCATCCCGAATTAGTTCAGATGACGAACGAGAATTGTTGGCTCTTATGCTGCGAGTTCATGAACTTGAAGCAGATAAAATGATGCTGCAGAGTGAGAGATTGGTCAAACAACACGAGCTTAGAAGACGCGAATTATTAATCTTACGATATGATAGACAGCGCCAAATATCGGAGGAAATTATCACCAGACAGAGGCAACTGATGGAAG ATGGCCAATTAACTCTACCTGCCGATTTGCAAGAACTGTATTCAATGTATCAGCAAGAAATCCATGCCGCTGCATATGCTGAGTCTAATCTGAGCGATTCGCCTGGCACAAATTCCAGTCTTGGAAGAAAATTACCTCCAATATCTACCAG GTATGGCTATGAAACTACGAGCACCGATTTTCGAGGGAATAGTAG TTCAACAGACTCAGATTGGGAACCTTCGCCTTTGCCCCAAATCGGAGAGCCATCGACAGACGTCAACCAAATAATGGGGGCCCCTGTACATCCGTTAATATCAGCAGCAGGCCTGTTCCCACCAATTTCGGCAACTATTGGCAGCAGAAATTA CGACAAAAATCTAAGACGAACAACTAGTGAAAATAGCATGGCTAATTACGGTACGAGCTTCCAAAAAAATAGCACCTGA
- the LOC124219738 gene encoding kinesin-like protein KIF19 isoform X4: MVAVRIRPLNSEDDGTRVLHAINDKMVVMEEVDGEKGDVLRQKRGASRQYLYDIAFGEDSTQEAVYDGTTKALVQDVLNGYNATVFAYGATGAGKTHTMVGSPSEPGVMVRALNDIFLAAQKLPTNVEFAVTMSYMEIYNENIRDLLNPGTGYLELREDSRGRNIQVSGLSEISTNSTEEVMQLLHKGNRARTVEPTAANKTSSRSHALLSVTVKQTHPIQEGDRARTRIKQARLFMIDLAGSERAKQTKNQGKRLQEGAHINRSLLALGNCINALSGGARYVNYRDSKLTRLLKEALSGNCRTVMIAHVSPSSSHRDESKNTLAYADRANRLSNKVERNVLDVSYHVSQYRNIISDLKSEISRLRNKMQDDRPRSNSGVEEHDGNLKNLREKIVSTFREQMRLRRKLMELDSHLLGLKMAAEQQHSIISQWESRNNKLYKTTRGSTSRRLGTENYDDDRDFLEEIENDAAMQHAWAELAEINKEQERYSELRAAADQELENCRQRSLLLEDELPSRISSDDERELLALMLRVHELEADKMMLQSERLVKQHELRRRELLILRYDRQRQISEEIITRQRQLMEDGQLTLPADLQELYSMYQQEIHAAAYAESNLSDSPGTNSSLGRKLPPISTRYGYETTSTDFRGNSSSTDSDWEPSPLPQIGEPSTDVNQIMGAPVHPLISAAGLFPPISATIGSRNYDKNLRRTTSENSMANYGTSFQKNST; the protein is encoded by the exons ATG GTTGCAGTGCGCATCAGGCCGCTGAACTCCGAAGATGATGGGACGAGGGTATTGCATGCAATTAATGATAAG ATGGTTGTCATGGAGGAAGTCGACGGAGAGAAGGGAGATGTTCTCCGTCAGAAGCGCGGCGCTTCCCGCCAATATCTCTACGATATTGCGTTCGGCGAGGATTCAACTCAG GAAGCAGTTTACGATGGAACAACCAAAGCTCTTGTTCAAGATGTTTTGAACGGCTATAATGCGACGGTGTTCGCTTACGGAGCTACAGGAGCTGGAAAAACTCATACGATGGTTGGAAGCCCATCTGAACCAGGAGTCATGGTCCGAGCTTTGAACGACATATTTCTCGCTGCTCAAAAACTTCCGACAAACGTAGAATTCGCG GTAACTATGTCCTACATGGAAATATACAACGAGAATATCAGAGATCTATTGAATCCTGGAACGGGATACTTGGAATTGCGAGAAGATTCGCGCGGCCGTAATATTCAGGTGTCTGGGCTTTCGGAAATCTCAACAAACTCAACTGAGGAG GTAATGCAGCTTTTGCACAAAGGAAATAGAGCACGAACCGTGGAACCAACTGCAGCTAACAAAACATCCTCTCGTAGTCATGCACTTCTCAGCGTAACAGTGAAACAAACCCATCCAATCCAGGAGGGTGATCGTGCTAGAACTCGCATTAAACAGGCGCGCCTTTTCATGATCGACTTGGCGGGGTCAGAAAGGGCGAAGCAAACAAAG AATCAAGGGAAACGTCTTCAAGAGGGAGCGCATATAAACCGGTCTCTGTTAGCGCTTGGTAATTGCATAAATGCACTGTCTGGTGGTGCACGATATGTGAACTATCGGGATTCGAAATTGACGAGGCTGTTGAAAGAGGCGCTAAGTGGTAACTGTCGTACAGTGATGATTGCCCATGTTTCACCATCAAGTAGCCACCGTGATGAGAGTAAAAATACCCTGGCCTACGCAGACAGAGCAAATCGGTTATCGAACAAAGTGGAGAGAAACGTTCTCGACGTTAGTTACCATGTTTCACAGTATCGCAATATCATCAGCGATCTCAAAAGCGAGATATCCAGGCTGCGTAATAAGATGCAGGATGACCGTCCCAGAAGTAATTCAGGTGTCGAAGAGCATGATGGTAATCTGAAAAATCTTAGGGAAAAAATCGTATCTACGTTCAGGGAGCAAATGAGATTAAG ACGAAAACTTATGGAATTGGATAGCCATCTCCTTGGATTGAAAATGGCAGCGGAACAACAGCATTCTATTATATCACAGTGGGAGtcacgaaataataaattgtacaaaacCACAAGAGGGTCAACGTCGCGTCGCCTAGGAACAGAGAACTACGACGATGACAGAG ACTTCCtcgaagaaattgaaaatgatgcaGCGATGCAGCACGCGTGGGCCGAGCTTGCTGAAATTAACAAGGAACAAGAGCGCTACTCTGAATTGAGGGCAGCTGCAGATCAAGAGCTGGAGAACTGCCGTCAGCGTAGCCTACTTCTTGAAGAT GAGCTTCCATCCCGAATTAGTTCAGATGACGAACGAGAATTGTTGGCTCTTATGCTGCGAGTTCATGAACTTGAAGCAGATAAAATGATGCTGCAGAGTGAGAGATTGGTCAAACAACACGAGCTTAGAAGACGCGAATTATTAATCTTACGATATGATAGACAGCGCCAAATATCGGAGGAAATTATCACCAGACAGAGGCAACTGATGGAAG ATGGCCAATTAACTCTACCTGCCGATTTGCAAGAACTGTATTCAATGTATCAGCAAGAAATCCATGCCGCTGCATATGCTGAGTCTAATCTGAGCGATTCGCCTGGCACAAATTCCAGTCTTGGAAGAAAATTACCTCCAATATCTACCAG GTATGGCTATGAAACTACGAGCACCGATTTTCGAGGGAATAGTAG TTCAACAGACTCAGATTGGGAACCTTCGCCTTTGCCCCAAATCGGAGAGCCATCGACAGACGTCAACCAAATAATGGGGGCCCCTGTACATCCGTTAATATCAGCAGCAGGCCTGTTCCCACCAATTTCGGCAACTATTGGCAGCAGAAATTA CGACAAAAATCTAAGACGAACAACTAGTGAAAATAGCATGGCTAATTACGGTACGAGCTTCCAAAAAAATAGCACCTGA
- the LOC124219738 gene encoding kinesin-like protein KIF19 isoform X3, with translation MVSRQNNNIVVAVRIRPLNSEDDGTRVLHAINDKMVVMEEVDGEKGDVLRQKRGASRQYLYDIAFGEDSTQEAVYDGTTKALVQDVLNGYNATVFAYGATGAGKTHTMVGSPSEPGVMVRALNDIFLAAQKLPTNVEFAVTMSYMEIYNENIRDLLNPGTGYLELREDSRGRNIQVSGLSEISTNSTEEVMQLLHKGNRARTVEPTAANKTSSRSHALLSVTVKQTHPIQEGDRARTRIKQARLFMIDLAGSERAKQTKNQGKRLQEGAHINRSLLALGNCINALSGGARYVNYRDSKLTRLLKEALSGNCRTVMIAHVSPSSSHRDESKNTLAYADRANRLSNKVERNVLDVSYHVSQYRNIISDLKSEISRLRNKMQDDRPRSNSGVEEHDGNLKNLREKIVSTFREQMRLRRKLMELDSHLLGLKMAAEQQHSIISQWESRNNKLYKTTRGSTSRRLGTENYDDDRDFLEEIENDAAMQHAWAELAEINKEQERYSELRAAADQELENCRQRSLLLEDELPSRISSDDERELLALMLRVHELEADKMMLQSERLVKQHELRRRELLILRYDRQRQISEEIITRQRQLMEDGQLTLPADLQELYSMYQQEIHAAAYAESNLSDSPGTNSSLGRKLPPISTRYGYETTSTDFRGNSSSTDSDWEPSPLPQIGEPSTDVNQIMGAPVHPLISAAGLFPPISATIGSRNYDKNLRRTTSENSMANYGTSFQKNST, from the exons ATGGTGAGTCGACAAAACAACAATATCGTC GTTGCAGTGCGCATCAGGCCGCTGAACTCCGAAGATGATGGGACGAGGGTATTGCATGCAATTAATGATAAG ATGGTTGTCATGGAGGAAGTCGACGGAGAGAAGGGAGATGTTCTCCGTCAGAAGCGCGGCGCTTCCCGCCAATATCTCTACGATATTGCGTTCGGCGAGGATTCAACTCAG GAAGCAGTTTACGATGGAACAACCAAAGCTCTTGTTCAAGATGTTTTGAACGGCTATAATGCGACGGTGTTCGCTTACGGAGCTACAGGAGCTGGAAAAACTCATACGATGGTTGGAAGCCCATCTGAACCAGGAGTCATGGTCCGAGCTTTGAACGACATATTTCTCGCTGCTCAAAAACTTCCGACAAACGTAGAATTCGCG GTAACTATGTCCTACATGGAAATATACAACGAGAATATCAGAGATCTATTGAATCCTGGAACGGGATACTTGGAATTGCGAGAAGATTCGCGCGGCCGTAATATTCAGGTGTCTGGGCTTTCGGAAATCTCAACAAACTCAACTGAGGAG GTAATGCAGCTTTTGCACAAAGGAAATAGAGCACGAACCGTGGAACCAACTGCAGCTAACAAAACATCCTCTCGTAGTCATGCACTTCTCAGCGTAACAGTGAAACAAACCCATCCAATCCAGGAGGGTGATCGTGCTAGAACTCGCATTAAACAGGCGCGCCTTTTCATGATCGACTTGGCGGGGTCAGAAAGGGCGAAGCAAACAAAG AATCAAGGGAAACGTCTTCAAGAGGGAGCGCATATAAACCGGTCTCTGTTAGCGCTTGGTAATTGCATAAATGCACTGTCTGGTGGTGCACGATATGTGAACTATCGGGATTCGAAATTGACGAGGCTGTTGAAAGAGGCGCTAAGTGGTAACTGTCGTACAGTGATGATTGCCCATGTTTCACCATCAAGTAGCCACCGTGATGAGAGTAAAAATACCCTGGCCTACGCAGACAGAGCAAATCGGTTATCGAACAAAGTGGAGAGAAACGTTCTCGACGTTAGTTACCATGTTTCACAGTATCGCAATATCATCAGCGATCTCAAAAGCGAGATATCCAGGCTGCGTAATAAGATGCAGGATGACCGTCCCAGAAGTAATTCAGGTGTCGAAGAGCATGATGGTAATCTGAAAAATCTTAGGGAAAAAATCGTATCTACGTTCAGGGAGCAAATGAGATTAAG ACGAAAACTTATGGAATTGGATAGCCATCTCCTTGGATTGAAAATGGCAGCGGAACAACAGCATTCTATTATATCACAGTGGGAGtcacgaaataataaattgtacaaaacCACAAGAGGGTCAACGTCGCGTCGCCTAGGAACAGAGAACTACGACGATGACAGAG ACTTCCtcgaagaaattgaaaatgatgcaGCGATGCAGCACGCGTGGGCCGAGCTTGCTGAAATTAACAAGGAACAAGAGCGCTACTCTGAATTGAGGGCAGCTGCAGATCAAGAGCTGGAGAACTGCCGTCAGCGTAGCCTACTTCTTGAAGAT GAGCTTCCATCCCGAATTAGTTCAGATGACGAACGAGAATTGTTGGCTCTTATGCTGCGAGTTCATGAACTTGAAGCAGATAAAATGATGCTGCAGAGTGAGAGATTGGTCAAACAACACGAGCTTAGAAGACGCGAATTATTAATCTTACGATATGATAGACAGCGCCAAATATCGGAGGAAATTATCACCAGACAGAGGCAACTGATGGAAG ATGGCCAATTAACTCTACCTGCCGATTTGCAAGAACTGTATTCAATGTATCAGCAAGAAATCCATGCCGCTGCATATGCTGAGTCTAATCTGAGCGATTCGCCTGGCACAAATTCCAGTCTTGGAAGAAAATTACCTCCAATATCTACCAG GTATGGCTATGAAACTACGAGCACCGATTTTCGAGGGAATAGTAG TTCAACAGACTCAGATTGGGAACCTTCGCCTTTGCCCCAAATCGGAGAGCCATCGACAGACGTCAACCAAATAATGGGGGCCCCTGTACATCCGTTAATATCAGCAGCAGGCCTGTTCCCACCAATTTCGGCAACTATTGGCAGCAGAAATTA CGACAAAAATCTAAGACGAACAACTAGTGAAAATAGCATGGCTAATTACGGTACGAGCTTCCAAAAAAATAGCACCTGA
- the LOC124219738 gene encoding kinesin-like protein KIF19 isoform X5: MVVMEEVDGEKGDVLRQKRGASRQYLYDIAFGEDSTQEAVYDGTTKALVQDVLNGYNATVFAYGATGAGKTHTMVGSPSEPGVMVRALNDIFLAAQKLPTNVEFAVTMSYMEIYNENIRDLLNPGTGYLELREDSRGRNIQVSGLSEISTNSTEEVMQLLHKGNRARTVEPTAANKTSSRSHALLSVTVKQTHPIQEGDRARTRIKQARLFMIDLAGSERAKQTKNQGKRLQEGAHINRSLLALGNCINALSGGARYVNYRDSKLTRLLKEALSGNCRTVMIAHVSPSSSHRDESKNTLAYADRANRLSNKVERNVLDVSYHVSQYRNIISDLKSEISRLRNKMQDDRPRSNSGVEEHDGNLKNLREKIVSTFREQMRLRRKLMELDSHLLGLKMAAEQQHSIISQWESRNNKLYKTTRGSTSRRLGTENYDDDRDFLEEIENDAAMQHAWAELAEINKEQERYSELRAAADQELENCRQRSLLLEDELPSRISSDDERELLALMLRVHELEADKMMLQSERLVKQHELRRRELLILRYDRQRQISEEIITRQRQLMEDGQLTLPADLQELYSMYQQEIHAAAYAESNLSDSPGTNSSLGRKLPPISTRYGYETTSTDFRGNSSSTDSDWEPSPLPQIGEPSTDVNQIMGAPVHPLISAAGLFPPISATIGSRNYDKNLRRTTSENSMANYGTSFQKNST, from the exons ATGGTTGTCATGGAGGAAGTCGACGGAGAGAAGGGAGATGTTCTCCGTCAGAAGCGCGGCGCTTCCCGCCAATATCTCTACGATATTGCGTTCGGCGAGGATTCAACTCAG GAAGCAGTTTACGATGGAACAACCAAAGCTCTTGTTCAAGATGTTTTGAACGGCTATAATGCGACGGTGTTCGCTTACGGAGCTACAGGAGCTGGAAAAACTCATACGATGGTTGGAAGCCCATCTGAACCAGGAGTCATGGTCCGAGCTTTGAACGACATATTTCTCGCTGCTCAAAAACTTCCGACAAACGTAGAATTCGCG GTAACTATGTCCTACATGGAAATATACAACGAGAATATCAGAGATCTATTGAATCCTGGAACGGGATACTTGGAATTGCGAGAAGATTCGCGCGGCCGTAATATTCAGGTGTCTGGGCTTTCGGAAATCTCAACAAACTCAACTGAGGAG GTAATGCAGCTTTTGCACAAAGGAAATAGAGCACGAACCGTGGAACCAACTGCAGCTAACAAAACATCCTCTCGTAGTCATGCACTTCTCAGCGTAACAGTGAAACAAACCCATCCAATCCAGGAGGGTGATCGTGCTAGAACTCGCATTAAACAGGCGCGCCTTTTCATGATCGACTTGGCGGGGTCAGAAAGGGCGAAGCAAACAAAG AATCAAGGGAAACGTCTTCAAGAGGGAGCGCATATAAACCGGTCTCTGTTAGCGCTTGGTAATTGCATAAATGCACTGTCTGGTGGTGCACGATATGTGAACTATCGGGATTCGAAATTGACGAGGCTGTTGAAAGAGGCGCTAAGTGGTAACTGTCGTACAGTGATGATTGCCCATGTTTCACCATCAAGTAGCCACCGTGATGAGAGTAAAAATACCCTGGCCTACGCAGACAGAGCAAATCGGTTATCGAACAAAGTGGAGAGAAACGTTCTCGACGTTAGTTACCATGTTTCACAGTATCGCAATATCATCAGCGATCTCAAAAGCGAGATATCCAGGCTGCGTAATAAGATGCAGGATGACCGTCCCAGAAGTAATTCAGGTGTCGAAGAGCATGATGGTAATCTGAAAAATCTTAGGGAAAAAATCGTATCTACGTTCAGGGAGCAAATGAGATTAAG ACGAAAACTTATGGAATTGGATAGCCATCTCCTTGGATTGAAAATGGCAGCGGAACAACAGCATTCTATTATATCACAGTGGGAGtcacgaaataataaattgtacaaaacCACAAGAGGGTCAACGTCGCGTCGCCTAGGAACAGAGAACTACGACGATGACAGAG ACTTCCtcgaagaaattgaaaatgatgcaGCGATGCAGCACGCGTGGGCCGAGCTTGCTGAAATTAACAAGGAACAAGAGCGCTACTCTGAATTGAGGGCAGCTGCAGATCAAGAGCTGGAGAACTGCCGTCAGCGTAGCCTACTTCTTGAAGAT GAGCTTCCATCCCGAATTAGTTCAGATGACGAACGAGAATTGTTGGCTCTTATGCTGCGAGTTCATGAACTTGAAGCAGATAAAATGATGCTGCAGAGTGAGAGATTGGTCAAACAACACGAGCTTAGAAGACGCGAATTATTAATCTTACGATATGATAGACAGCGCCAAATATCGGAGGAAATTATCACCAGACAGAGGCAACTGATGGAAG ATGGCCAATTAACTCTACCTGCCGATTTGCAAGAACTGTATTCAATGTATCAGCAAGAAATCCATGCCGCTGCATATGCTGAGTCTAATCTGAGCGATTCGCCTGGCACAAATTCCAGTCTTGGAAGAAAATTACCTCCAATATCTACCAG GTATGGCTATGAAACTACGAGCACCGATTTTCGAGGGAATAGTAG TTCAACAGACTCAGATTGGGAACCTTCGCCTTTGCCCCAAATCGGAGAGCCATCGACAGACGTCAACCAAATAATGGGGGCCCCTGTACATCCGTTAATATCAGCAGCAGGCCTGTTCCCACCAATTTCGGCAACTATTGGCAGCAGAAATTA CGACAAAAATCTAAGACGAACAACTAGTGAAAATAGCATGGCTAATTACGGTACGAGCTTCCAAAAAAATAGCACCTGA